One region of Streptococcus salivarius genomic DNA includes:
- the codY gene encoding GTP-sensing pleiotropic transcriptional regulator CodY — protein sequence MANLLAKTRKITSILQRSVDSLEGDLPYNNMAAQLADIIDCNAAIVNGGGALLGFAMKYKTNNDRVEEFFEAKQLPEEYTRGISRVYDTQENIGIDSDLTIFPVESKDDFPDGLTTIAPIYGGGMRLGSFIIWRNDHDFVDEDLILVEIASTVVGLQLLNLQTENLEETIRKQTAINMAINTLSYSEIKAVSAILNELDGLEGRLTASVIADRIGITRSVIVNALRKLESAGIIESRSLGMKGTYLKVLNEGIYDKLKEYE from the coding sequence ATGGCAAATTTGCTGGCTAAAACACGTAAAATTACATCTATCTTGCAACGCTCAGTAGACAGCTTGGAAGGAGATCTTCCATACAACAACATGGCTGCTCAATTGGCGGATATCATTGATTGTAACGCTGCTATCGTTAATGGTGGTGGTGCTCTCCTTGGTTTTGCCATGAAGTACAAAACCAACAATGATCGTGTGGAAGAGTTTTTTGAAGCCAAACAACTTCCAGAAGAATACACACGTGGAATCAGCCGTGTTTATGACACTCAAGAAAACATTGGTATTGACAGTGACTTGACCATTTTCCCTGTGGAATCAAAAGATGACTTCCCAGATGGTTTGACTACAATTGCCCCTATCTATGGTGGTGGTATGCGTCTTGGTTCTTTCATCATTTGGCGTAACGACCATGATTTTGTGGATGAAGATCTTATCTTGGTTGAGATTGCCTCTACAGTAGTTGGGTTGCAGTTGTTGAACCTTCAAACAGAGAACTTGGAAGAAACAATTCGTAAACAAACAGCTATTAACATGGCTATTAATACCTTGTCTTACTCAGAAATCAAGGCAGTTTCAGCTATCTTGAATGAGTTGGACGGTTTGGAAGGTCGCTTGACAGCGTCTGTTATCGCTGACCGTATCGGAATTACACGTTCAGTTATCGTTAATGCCCTTCGTAAGTTGGAATCAGCTGGTATTATTGAGAGCCGTTCACTCGGTATGAAAGGGACTTATCTTAAAGTCCTTAACGAAGGTATCTACGATAAATTGAAAGAATACGAATAA
- a CDS encoding 6-phospho-beta-glucosidase, translating to MTKKMTFPDGFLWGGATAANQCEGAYDADGRGLANVDVVPIGEDRLSIITGRRKMFDFEDGYFYPAKESIDMYHRYKEDIALFGEMGFKTYRLSIAWSRIFPKGDEAEPNEAGLAFYEDLFKECHKYGIEPLVTITHFDCPMHLITEYGGWRNRKMLGFYENLCRTLFTRYKGLVKYWLTFNEINMILHAPFMGAGLCFEEGENEEQVKYQAAHHELVASAMATKLAHEIDPENKVGCMLAAGQYYPNTAHPRDYWAAMQEDRSSYFFIDVQARGEYPNYAKKQWERDGIEIEMTEEDLALLKEHTVDFISFSYYASRVASGDPEVNEKTAGNIFASIKNPYLEASEWGWQIDPLGLRITLNAIWDRYQKPMFIVENGLGAVDTPDENGYVEDDYRIDYLAAHIKAMRDAINEDGVELWGYTTWGCIDLVSAGTGEMKKRYGFIYVDRDNDGNGSLKRSKKKSFNWYKEVIASNGASVE from the coding sequence ATGACTAAAAAAATGACTTTTCCTGATGGATTTTTGTGGGGTGGGGCGACAGCGGCCAATCAATGTGAGGGTGCCTATGATGCTGATGGGCGTGGTCTAGCCAATGTTGACGTGGTGCCAATTGGTGAGGATCGCCTTTCTATTATCACTGGACGTCGTAAGATGTTTGATTTTGAGGATGGCTATTTCTATCCAGCTAAGGAAAGTATCGACATGTACCATCGTTACAAGGAAGATATTGCTCTCTTTGGTGAAATGGGATTTAAGACCTATCGTCTTTCTATTGCTTGGTCACGTATTTTTCCTAAGGGTGATGAGGCTGAGCCAAATGAAGCTGGGCTTGCCTTTTACGAGGACCTCTTCAAAGAATGTCACAAGTATGGCATTGAGCCTTTGGTGACAATCACACACTTTGATTGTCCCATGCACTTGATTACAGAGTATGGTGGCTGGCGTAACCGTAAGATGCTTGGTTTCTATGAAAATCTTTGCCGTACCCTTTTCACACGTTATAAAGGTTTGGTTAAGTACTGGCTCACATTCAATGAAATCAATATGATTCTCCATGCACCATTTATGGGAGCAGGACTCTGCTTTGAAGAGGGTGAGAATGAGGAACAGGTTAAATACCAAGCAGCTCACCATGAATTGGTAGCTTCGGCTATGGCGACCAAGTTGGCCCATGAGATTGATCCTGAAAATAAGGTTGGTTGTATGTTGGCAGCAGGTCAATATTATCCAAATACAGCCCACCCACGTGATTACTGGGCAGCCATGCAAGAAGATCGTAGTAGCTATTTCTTTATTGATGTTCAGGCTCGTGGAGAGTATCCAAATTATGCTAAGAAGCAGTGGGAACGTGATGGCATTGAGATTGAGATGACTGAAGAAGATTTGGCCCTTCTTAAAGAGCATACTGTTGATTTTATTTCTTTCTCTTACTATGCAAGTCGTGTGGCTTCAGGTGATCCAGAAGTTAATGAAAAGACCGCTGGAAATATCTTTGCCTCTATTAAAAATCCATATTTGGAAGCTTCAGAGTGGGGCTGGCAAATTGACCCACTAGGTCTTCGTATTACCCTTAACGCCATTTGGGATCGTTACCAAAAACCGATGTTTATTGTTGAAAATGGTCTCGGTGCTGTGGATACACCAGATGAAAATGGCTATGTTGAAGACGATTATCGTATCGACTACTTGGCAGCCCACATCAAGGCCATGCGTGATGCTATCAATGAAGATGGTGTAGAGCTTTGGGGCTACACAACATGGGGCTGTATCGACCTTGTTTCTGCTGGAACTGGTGAAATGAAGAAACGTTATGGCTTCATCTATGTAGACCGTGACAACGATGGTAATGGTAGCCTGAAACGCTCTAAGAAGAAATCATTTAACTGGTATAAAGAAGTTATCGCAAGTAATGGTGCCTCTGTAGAATAG
- a CDS encoding universal stress protein yields MSQQYERIMVAVDGSYESELAFIKGVHVAKRNNAQLLLVHVIDTRALQSVATFDSYIYEKLEDEAKAVLADFERQAREAGLTKIRKVIEFGNPKSLLAVDIPDKENVDLIMVGATGLNTFERLLIGSSSEYILRHAKVDLLIVRDSEKTL; encoded by the coding sequence ATGTCTCAACAATATGAACGTATTATGGTAGCTGTCGACGGTTCTTACGAATCAGAACTGGCCTTTATTAAAGGTGTGCACGTTGCAAAACGTAATAATGCTCAGTTACTATTGGTACACGTTATCGATACACGCGCCCTTCAAAGCGTTGCGACTTTCGACTCTTACATCTATGAAAAACTAGAAGACGAAGCTAAAGCTGTTTTGGCTGACTTTGAACGCCAAGCCAGAGAAGCTGGTTTAACCAAGATTCGCAAAGTTATTGAGTTCGGTAATCCTAAGAGCCTCTTGGCTGTTGATATCCCTGATAAGGAAAATGTTGACCTTATTATGGTTGGTGCCACAGGTCTCAATACTTTTGAACGCTTGCTTATTGGTTCATCTTCTGAATACATTCTCCGTCACGCAAAAGTTGACTTGCTCATTGTTCGTGACTCTGAAAAAACACTTTAG
- a CDS encoding cysteine hydrolase family protein, with protein sequence MTKALISIDYSYDFVADDGKLTAGKPAQAIEDRIAQVTQEAYDNGDYIFVAMDRHDEGDTFHPETKLFPPHNIAGTSGRELYGKLAGVYDAIKDDNRVFWMDKRHYSAFSGTDLDIRLRERRVTTVVLTGVLTDICVLHTAIDAYNLGYDIEVVASATASLTPEAHDFAIGHFKNVLGATIVE encoded by the coding sequence ATGACAAAGGCATTGATCTCAATTGATTACTCTTATGATTTTGTGGCAGATGATGGGAAGTTGACGGCTGGAAAGCCTGCCCAAGCCATTGAAGACCGCATTGCCCAGGTAACTCAAGAGGCCTATGACAATGGGGACTATATCTTCGTTGCTATGGACCGACATGATGAGGGAGATACCTTCCATCCTGAAACCAAGCTCTTTCCACCGCACAATATTGCAGGGACGTCTGGGCGAGAACTTTATGGTAAGTTAGCTGGTGTATATGATGCTATCAAGGATGATAATCGTGTCTTTTGGATGGATAAGAGACACTATTCAGCCTTTTCGGGAACAGATTTAGATATTCGTTTGCGTGAGCGTCGTGTGACGACAGTTGTTTTGACAGGAGTTTTAACAGATATTTGTGTGCTGCATACAGCCATTGATGCCTATAATTTGGGCTATGATATCGAGGTTGTAGCAAGTGCAACAGCTTCCTTGACGCCTGAAGCTCATGACTTTGCTATTGGGCATTTTAAGAATGTGCTTGGAGCAACAATTGTGGAGTAA
- a CDS encoding hemolysin family protein, whose translation MEDSSGQSLLFQSILLLILTLLTAFFSASEMALVSLNRSRVEQKAEEGDKKFIRLLKVLENPNNFLSTIQVGITFISLLQGASLSASLGAVIATWFGHAAWAKTAGSMISLVVLTYISIVFGELYPKRIAMNLKENLAIYSAPVIIVTGKIVSPFVWILSASTNLLSRLTPMTFDDADEQMTRDEIEYMLTKSEDTLEAEEIEMLQGVFSLDELMAREVMVPRTDAFMIDIEDNTQENIQAILKESFSRIPVYEDDKDKIIGVIHTKNLLKAGFELGFENIKLRRIMNEPLFVPETIFVDDLLAAFRNTNNQMAILLDEYGGVAGLVTFEDLLEEIVGEIDDETDKSSVEVREIGENTYIVEGAMTLNDFNEHFDTELESDDVDTIAGYYLTGVGAIPTQEVKEHYSVINKDKHLEFINDKVKDGRVTKLKVIITAAPEEAEE comes from the coding sequence ATGGAAGACTCTAGTGGTCAGTCCTTATTATTTCAATCTATTTTACTACTAATTTTAACCTTGCTTACAGCCTTTTTCTCAGCATCTGAGATGGCTCTCGTATCACTTAACCGCTCACGTGTAGAGCAAAAGGCAGAAGAAGGCGATAAGAAATTTATTCGCCTACTCAAGGTTCTTGAAAATCCAAACAACTTCCTATCAACTATCCAGGTTGGTATTACCTTTATTAGCCTCTTACAGGGGGCCAGTCTCTCTGCGTCACTAGGTGCAGTGATAGCGACTTGGTTTGGTCATGCGGCTTGGGCTAAGACAGCGGGTAGCATGATTTCTTTGGTTGTCTTGACCTATATCTCTATCGTTTTTGGGGAACTTTATCCAAAACGTATCGCTATGAATCTCAAGGAAAATCTAGCCATCTACTCGGCACCTGTCATTATTGTTACAGGTAAGATTGTCAGTCCCTTTGTTTGGATTCTTTCGGCCTCAACCAATCTTTTGTCTCGTTTGACACCTATGACCTTTGATGATGCAGATGAGCAGATGACACGTGATGAGATTGAGTACATGTTGACCAAGAGTGAGGATACACTTGAGGCTGAAGAAATTGAAATGCTCCAAGGGGTATTCTCTCTTGATGAATTGATGGCGCGTGAGGTTATGGTCCCTCGTACAGATGCCTTCATGATTGATATTGAAGACAATACTCAAGAAAATATCCAAGCTATTCTCAAGGAAAGTTTCTCTCGTATTCCTGTTTACGAAGATGACAAGGATAAGATCATCGGTGTCATTCATACCAAAAACCTTCTTAAAGCAGGTTTCGAACTTGGTTTCGAAAATATCAAACTTCGTCGAATCATGAATGAACCACTCTTTGTTCCTGAGACTATCTTCGTAGATGATCTCTTGGCAGCCTTTCGTAACACCAATAATCAGATGGCTATCTTGCTTGATGAATACGGTGGCGTTGCTGGTCTTGTTACCTTCGAGGACCTTTTGGAAGAAATCGTTGGTGAGATTGACGACGAAACAGATAAATCTAGTGTGGAAGTTCGTGAAATTGGTGAGAATACCTATATTGTCGAGGGAGCTATGACTCTTAACGACTTCAATGAACATTTTGATACAGAACTTGAGAGTGATGATGTTGATACTATTGCAGGTTATTATTTGACAGGTGTGGGAGCCATTCCAACTCAAGAAGTCAAGGAACACTATTCAGTTATCAACAAGGACAAACACCTCGAATTTATCAATGATAAGGTTAAGGATGGTCGTGTAACCAAACTTAAGGTAATCATCACGGCAGCTCCAGAAGAGGCAGAAGAATAG
- a CDS encoding ABC transporter ATP-binding protein gives MSLIRLENVSLARQGKTLLSDLNWTVEKGQTWAILGLNGAGKSTILRLLTAEFFPSEGQAEILGYTFGNGDITGLRQHIGIVSSFITERLPQHMTAEKIVLTGKYKSSILYKAYGDKELQEAKDMLTSLGAGDLIGRKYRGLSQGEKQICLIARSLMEDPDIIILDEATVGLDLFAREKLLRQIDRITSLPHAPLVLYVTHHAEEITEKMDHILLLRQGKIVAQGPKNDIITPEVLADFYQNPVQIIPIDDHRFYINPLL, from the coding sequence ATGTCACTTATACGATTAGAAAATGTCAGTTTAGCCCGTCAAGGAAAAACACTCTTGTCTGACCTTAACTGGACAGTTGAAAAAGGACAAACCTGGGCTATCCTAGGACTTAACGGTGCTGGCAAATCAACCATCCTACGTTTATTGACGGCTGAATTTTTCCCTTCTGAGGGTCAGGCTGAGATTCTAGGCTACACTTTTGGTAATGGGGATATCACAGGTCTTCGTCAACACATTGGCATTGTCAGCTCCTTTATCACTGAGCGTTTGCCTCAACACATGACCGCTGAAAAAATCGTTCTTACAGGTAAGTACAAAAGCTCAATCCTCTATAAAGCTTATGGAGACAAAGAGCTACAAGAAGCCAAGGATATGCTAACTTCACTTGGTGCTGGAGATTTGATTGGTCGTAAATACCGTGGTCTCTCTCAGGGAGAAAAGCAAATCTGTTTAATTGCTCGTAGTCTGATGGAAGATCCCGATATCATTATCCTTGACGAAGCAACTGTTGGCTTGGATCTCTTTGCCCGCGAAAAGCTCTTACGTCAGATTGACCGTATCACCTCACTTCCTCACGCACCACTGGTCCTTTACGTCACCCACCATGCTGAAGAAATCACTGAAAAGATGGACCACATCCTCCTACTCCGTCAAGGAAAAATCGTGGCACAGGGACCAAAAAATGATATCATCACACCGGAAGTTTTAGCTGACTTCTACCAAAATCCTGTTCAAATTATTCCAATTGATGACCATCGTTTTTACATTAACCCTCTTCTATAA
- the pflA gene encoding pyruvate formate-lyase-activating protein: MAEIDYSQVTGLVHSTESFGSVDGPGIRFIVFMQGCKMRCQYCHNPDTWAMESNKAVERTVEDVLDEALRFRHFWGEQGGITVSGGEAMLQIDFVTALFTEAKKLGIHCTLDTCGFAYRNTPEYHEVVDKLLAVTDLVLLDIKEIDPEQHKFVTRQPNKNILEFAQYLSDKQVPVWIRHVLVPGLTDFDEHLVKLGEFVKTLKNVDKFEILPYHTMGEFKWRELGIPYPLEGVKPPTADRVKNAKALMHTETYQEYKNRIGVKTLD; the protein is encoded by the coding sequence ATGGCAGAAATTGATTACAGTCAGGTGACTGGACTTGTTCATTCAACCGAAAGTTTTGGATCCGTAGATGGTCCTGGTATCCGTTTTATTGTTTTCATGCAAGGCTGTAAGATGCGTTGCCAATATTGTCATAACCCAGATACTTGGGCTATGGAGTCAAATAAGGCTGTTGAACGTACAGTTGAAGATGTCTTAGATGAGGCTCTTCGTTTCCGTCATTTCTGGGGTGAGCAAGGTGGTATCACTGTATCCGGTGGTGAGGCCATGCTTCAGATTGATTTTGTCACTGCCCTCTTTACAGAGGCTAAGAAGCTAGGGATTCATTGTACGCTTGATACTTGTGGGTTTGCTTACCGCAATACTCCTGAGTATCATGAAGTCGTTGACAAACTTTTGGCTGTGACTGACTTGGTCCTACTTGACATCAAAGAGATTGATCCCGAACAACACAAGTTTGTGACCCGTCAACCTAATAAGAATATTTTGGAATTTGCTCAATATCTGTCTGATAAACAAGTTCCAGTCTGGATTCGCCATGTCTTGGTACCTGGTTTGACAGACTTTGACGAACACTTGGTTAAACTTGGTGAGTTTGTAAAGACCTTGAAAAATGTTGATAAATTTGAAATTCTTCCCTATCATACAATGGGTGAGTTCAAATGGCGTGAGCTCGGTATTCCATATCCTTTGGAAGGGGTCAAACCACCAACTGCAGATCGGGTTAAAAATGCCAAAGCTCTCATGCACACTGAAACGTATCAAGAGTATAAAAATCGTATCGGTGTGAAAACCTTGGATTGA
- a CDS encoding pyridoxal phosphate-dependent aminotransferase: MKTFDKSSKLDHVAYDIRGPVLDEANRMIANGEKILRLNTGNPAEFGFTAPDEVIRDLIMNVRNSEGYSDSKGIFSARKAIMQYCQLKGFPNVDIDDIYIGNGVSEMISMSMQALLDDGDEVLVPMPDYPLWTACVSLAGGNAVHYVCDEKSNWYPDIDDIKSKITSNTKAIVVINPNNPTGSLYPKDVLEQIVDIARQNDLIIFADEIYDRLVMDGKKHTAIASLAPDVFCVSMNGLSKSHRICGFRVGWMVLSGPKKNVKGYIEGLNMLANMRLCANVLSQHVIQTSLGGYQSVDELLIPGGRIYEQREFITNTVNAIPGLSAVKPDAGLYIFPKIDRNMYDIEDDEEFCLRLLKKEKVLLVPGKGFNWNEPDHFRIVYLPRVEELADLGNKIERVLSYYKR; encoded by the coding sequence ATGAAAACATTTGATAAATCATCAAAGTTGGATCACGTTGCCTATGATATTCGTGGACCAGTTTTGGATGAAGCCAACCGTATGATTGCCAATGGTGAAAAGATTCTTCGTCTTAATACAGGAAATCCTGCGGAATTTGGCTTTACAGCACCGGATGAAGTCATTCGTGATTTAATTATGAATGTTCGTAACAGTGAAGGGTATTCGGATAGTAAGGGGATTTTCTCAGCTCGTAAGGCGATTATGCAGTATTGCCAGCTAAAGGGATTCCCAAATGTAGATATTGATGATATTTATATTGGTAATGGTGTCTCAGAAATGATTTCCATGTCTATGCAGGCCTTGCTTGATGATGGAGATGAGGTCTTGGTCCCAATGCCAGACTATCCTCTTTGGACAGCTTGTGTCAGTCTAGCAGGCGGTAATGCCGTACACTATGTTTGTGATGAAAAATCTAACTGGTATCCAGATATTGATGATATCAAATCAAAAATTACGTCAAATACTAAGGCAATTGTAGTCATCAATCCTAATAATCCTACAGGTTCACTCTATCCTAAGGATGTCCTTGAACAGATTGTGGATATTGCTCGACAAAATGATTTGATTATCTTTGCGGATGAGATTTATGACCGCTTGGTTATGGATGGTAAAAAGCATACTGCGATTGCGAGCCTTGCACCAGATGTTTTCTGTGTGTCTATGAATGGTCTTTCTAAGTCTCACCGTATCTGTGGTTTCCGTGTAGGTTGGATGGTTCTCTCTGGACCTAAAAAGAACGTCAAAGGCTATATTGAAGGGCTTAATATGTTGGCCAACATGCGTCTTTGTGCTAATGTGCTCTCTCAGCACGTTATTCAGACTTCACTTGGTGGCTACCAATCCGTGGATGAGCTCTTGATTCCTGGCGGTCGTATCTATGAACAACGTGAGTTTATCACGAATACCGTAAACGCTATTCCAGGCCTTTCAGCTGTTAAGCCTGACGCAGGGCTTTACATCTTCCCTAAGATTGACCGAAACATGTATGATATTGAAGATGATGAAGAATTCTGTCTTCGTCTCTTGAAGAAGGAGAAGGTTCTCCTAGTTCCAGGTAAAGGCTTTAACTGGAATGAACCAGATCACTTCCGTATTGTCTATCTTCCTCGTGTGGAAGAGTTGGCTGATCTTGGTAACAAAATCGAACGAGTCTTGTCATATTACAAGCGTTAA
- a CDS encoding LPXTG cell wall anchor domain-containing protein — translation MASKKSIYSGLLLLTLTLGAFVPVTSFADDGIATNDAVLTQPTTDHAATGPSTAPSDGDLARSNDSNTGAATPTTPTPTVPEVPAEPTTPATPETPATPAPTADSSTKPADKPTEKPEDPASATDKGTSEAPQNPETPAVNVNGQPVVTVTPTAPVITAAGQTIVSTQNSQIVIANTDGTTSVVAPETVGFKVNADGTLTGKDAKGKEVTLPKTGEASTVILTLAGTFFLAAAAFLGLKKRA, via the coding sequence ATGGCTTCTAAAAAATCTATATATAGTGGCTTGCTTTTACTCACCCTTACCCTAGGAGCTTTTGTACCAGTAACTTCTTTTGCGGACGATGGTATTGCGACAAATGATGCTGTTCTTACACAACCAACGACAGATCATGCAGCAACTGGTCCTTCAACAGCCCCAAGTGATGGTGACTTGGCTCGTAGCAATGATTCAAACACAGGTGCGGCAACGCCAACAACACCAACACCTACAGTTCCTGAAGTACCAGCTGAGCCAACAACACCAGCAACTCCAGAAACACCTGCGACACCGGCTCCAACAGCTGATTCATCAACAAAACCAGCTGATAAACCAACTGAGAAACCAGAAGACCCAGCTTCAGCAACTGATAAAGGGACAAGCGAAGCACCTCAAAACCCTGAAACTCCAGCAGTGAATGTTAATGGACAACCTGTTGTTACTGTAACACCAACAGCTCCAGTTATCACTGCAGCTGGCCAAACAATTGTGTCTACACAAAATAGCCAAATTGTCATCGCTAACACTGACGGTACAACAAGTGTTGTCGCTCCTGAAACGGTAGGATTCAAAGTGAATGCTGACGGTACATTGACTGGTAAAGATGCTAAAGGTAAGGAAGTTACACTTCCTAAGACTGGTGAAGCATCAACAGTAATCTTGACATTGGCAGGAACATTCTTCCTTGCTGCTGCAGCCTTTTTGGGGCTTAAGAAACGTGCCTAA